The genome window GCAGCGTGGGAGCGTCCTGGCGGAGTATCGACGTGACAATGCCATCGTGGAGCAGCAGCAAGTGCAGGCTCAGGCTGATGGCGCGCTGGTCGTCACTGCTCCGGTGGCCGGCGTAATTGCCACGCAAACAGTCAAGCAGGGACAAGCTGTTCAGGCCGCGCAGCCGCTGCTGAGCTTGCTCCCCGGGGATGGACGCCTGGAAGCCGAATTGATGGTGCCAAGTCGTGCGATTGGTTTTATTGCTACAGGTGACTCCGTATTACTGCGCTATCAGGCTTTCCCATATCAGAAGTTTGGCCATCAGCAAGGCCGCCTGGGTCGGATAACCCGCAGCGCTCTGAGTTCGGGGGAACTGGGGGCATTGGCTAACAGTAGTGTCCAGCAGGGCGATCAGTATTATCGTGCAACTGTCGTCTTGGCGCGGCAGAGCGTAACAGTGTATGGCAAACCCGAGATGCTTAAGCCGGGTATGTTGCTACAAGCCGATGTAATAGGGGAGCGGAGAACCTTAATCGAATGGATATTCGAGCCTCTGCTGTCAATCCATAAGTTATGATTAATGAATTATATATCCTGATCAAGAGCAACAGGTTAAAGTATGAGCAGAAATGTACTTGTTTATACGGTTGGAAATGATTTCCACGCTAGTGTTATTGGTAATGCATTGAAATTGCGTGGTAATCATGTTTTCAGGTGGGTGGGTGAGGAGTATCCAAAAAGTTCTACTGCGAGTATATCGTTTCACGATAAAAAATCTGACGTTATATTGAAAATGTCAGATTTTAAATTGTCTAGCGATGATGTCGACGTTGTGTGGTTTCGTCGACGCATGTTGCCCGAAGCGCCGGCAATTGTTGATAGGCGCGATAGCGAGTTCTCTACCAGCGAATTACGCACGGCTAATTATGCAAACTTTAATTTTCTTGAAAGTTATTTTTGGATAAATACGCACTCTTCAGCAAGCCTATGTGACCTCAAGCCGGTTCAATTAAATCTTGCGACTTCGGCTGGTTTGAATATTCCTTCCACTTTGGTAAGTAACGATCCTGTCGAGATAAGGGATTTTATAGGCTCGGTTAAGGTTTGCATCTATAAGCCTCTTGGCGGAGGGTTATGGAATGAAGGAGGGCGACTGCTTAATGCATATACTGCAGAAGTTGATGTTGAATCCTTGCCGGGAGACGAAATTTTACAATCCACACCAGGTATATTCCAGGAAAAGATAATTAAGTCGTTTGAGGTTAGAGTTCAGTTTTTTGGAAATTTTTACGGCGCGATTCGGATCGAGTCTTCAAGTCTTCGAGATGGAGATCTGGACTGGAGGATAGATCAAGATTCCATTTCATTTTGTGCTCCTCTGCAATTGCCGCAGGAGGTTTTTGAATCATGCCGTTCCCTTATGAAAGCACTTGGGATTGTCAGCGGGGCGTTTGATTTTATCGTGGATACTAGCGGTCGTTGGTTTTTTATGGAAGTCAATGAGGCTGGTCAATTCCTATTTGTCGAAGCATGGTGCCAGAAACTACCTTTGCTTGATGCATTCTGCCAATTTGTAGAAATGGCGAGCGAGGACTTCGTTTATGATCCTGGCTTGTATAAATTTAGTTATATCAAAGCATGCGAGCTCGCCGCACAGGCTGGCATCGTTTCTTGAGATTTTTCCATTCAATGGAGTGAGGTTAGATGAATTTAGACTGTCAATCGTGGTGATTAGTTTTGAAGAATTCGTATGGATTGGCCATACGTCAGAGCGTGGTGATCTCCACGCATAGGAGATGTAAGATGAAAAGCGTCAGCATGAAAGAAAAAGAAATGAGTATCGAAAGCCGGGTTCTCGGCAGGTTGCTGTCAAGGGAAGAGATCTCTCAGGTGGCTGGGGGGGAAGATAAGCCAAAAACGGACAGTTGGAAGGATAACGGTACATGCACGAGGACATCTGACAAGGGGGAGCCTGGGGCACCTATCTCTACGGGTTAAGACATCTAGAATTAAGAGTCTTAGTTAGAAAGATTACCTCCGCCTGACGATTAAGTGTCAGGCGGATTTTTAAATTTTCCTAGGAGCTCTTCAGTTATATGATTTTTAACTTGCCAAAAATAAAAGCTGCCAAGTGGCTAGTTTAAGAATTATATTGCAATTGCGCGTTTGGTTGGCTTGAACATAATATTTATGGCGGTATTTGTGGTTTATTGGATTTTTGGTCAATTGAATTAATTTAAATTAATTTTAGTTTTCGTCGTTGCGCGAGTTAAATTTATTGATTGATGATTGATGATTGATATGGCTGGTGAATTGATTCAACTACTCGTCACGTGGTTAGTGTAAAAGTTTTTATTATCTGGATCGAAAAGATATGCTGATCTATGATAAATACGGTGAGCGTTGGGGTGGGGTACAATTGGAGGCTAGGGTAATGAAGTGGTTTTTATTGATATTTTTATTTTTTGGGTTCAAGGCTTGTGCGGGGCAGGATAAGGTTTATATAGAGTTTCTCTGGAGGCCGATTCCGGCCGGTGCCATAGCGCGGCAGCCGACCATAGGGTTCCTGCTGGATGGGAAGGAAAATCATCAGGTCTGCGTTGCTGTTTTTAAATCTTCTGCGTCGCCGCCCTATAAGCTGCGGATTGATGCATTGGGCCAGGATGGTAGATTGATTTTCAGTCGTGCGGACGAAAGGTTTATGGGCGATAAAAAGTGTTATTCTGCCATTCCTCATGGCTCATCTGTTAGTCCAGGGGTTTGGACTTACAAGGTCTATTTGAATGAAAAATATGTGGATGAAAATCAGATAGAAGTTGCTCGTGATATCGAAAAAGCCTCATTTTATTCCAATCCAAAGGTGCCATACGTCCTAGGTCGACCAAATTACGATGATTCCATTCCTTCCTCGGAATGGGAGGGGCGGCTGGTTTGGAACATCCATGTAAATGCAAGTGGTGATGTCACCAAGGTCGAAGTTGAGGTGGCTGAAGGTGTTGGTAAGAGAATAGAAGATCGTGCAATTGTGGCTGGCTATATGTCGCTGTTCCCTCCCGATCCATCGCTCGGGAAAGGGGAATTCGTGTATCAGCGCGAGTTGAAATTTGCATTGGACGAGTAGTCATCAAAATTCCTGATTAGCCTTGACCATCAATAATGGAAATTGCTAGTGGCAGGCAGCAGCGGCTCCGGAAAAGATGCGTGTTATTATTCAGTCCGAAGTTTCTGAATGCGCTCTTGCTTCATTGGCGGTGATCGCGCGCATATGCCGTTTAGCTTCTCAAAAAAATTCCATAAGAAAATTGATGAGAATTATGTGCGGATATCACTGGTTAAATCGCAATATTTGGGATGCTGGCGCATCACAAGTGTTCTTGGCTGCATTGGTCTTGGCAGTTTTTTGTTTTGCTCTTGAAAATCTGTGTGAAGCATCTTTGGATTGGATTTTGACGTTTATAGGGATGCCAAGCAGGCTTGATTTTATAAAAGAAGATCAGGCGATAAGGCCCTGGATTTCTCCTTTGCTAATTTCTCCGATACTGGAGAATTTTATTTGTTTTGTTTGGTTGCGTTTTGTATTTTCCGATAGAAAGTGGCATTGGTGGAAAGGGCCGTTGGTGGTATCGCTAATTGCGGGAGTCTTTCATTCTTTATTTAATTGGGAGATACGCTACATGGCGATTTGCGTAGTATTTTTTGCAATTTGTTGTTTATTGGCTAATGTCCATGATCGGATAGTTGGATTCTTGGCCTCGGTCTTGCTTCATAGTGCATTTAATTTGATTGTGATGGCGTTCTCTAGATTTTCATGACTTCCAATTATTTTATGGATTTTAAGCGTGCTACAGATTAAGCGACAGGAATCCAGTGCGCCGGATTACACCAGCCGGATGCAAGCCTTGCAGTGACAAGCGACCGAGATGCGACGTAATGTGGCGCAAATCGAGTGGCAACTGCGGTTGTTGTCCTTGCAGCGTTTGAGTGTTCAGGTCGATTATAGGCACGATAATTCCACGTTGGAGGAGCAGCAGGTTGAGGTTCAGGCCAACAGTGAACTCGCCGTAACTGCTCCAGCACTGGGGTGGTCGCTACTACGATGGCTAAGTCGGGCAGGCGATCCAGTCCGTAAGATGCCGATATTCTAACTGATAGCACGCTGAAGTTTTTTCCCAGGCGCAGGGTGTGCGTCAAATTGACTGTTAGAGGTGATATATGCGTGAGTTGACTGTTGAAGAAACAATTGCTGTTGCTGGGGGGCTTGAAGCTGGTTGCTCATACACTAAGACTGTTACCAAAAACGCTGATGGCAGCACGACGACCACAAAAACGGTTGAGTGTCACGCAAAAGGCTGATTTTTAATTCGCCATGAGGCATCGGTCTGGTGCCGATGCCTCATTTTATGGAAATTCATTAAGAGCTACGTGAATGATTAATTCTACAATCCGGATGATCGCCCTTCTTGCAACAGTTTTTTTTTGTGGAAATGTGCATGCAGGTTGGAGGAGGATTTCCCCGGATCTCATAGAGCTGCGTGGCGATATCGATTCGAATTCAGACGTCGAATATTTCAAGATCGCAAAGGACGGTTATTCAAAAATTATCGTCCATAGTCTAGGAGGTTACCCCTTGGTTGCACTTAGAATTGCCGAAGACATTGTTCGGCGCCGTCCGATTGAAGTGAAAGTGGATGGTGTATGTCTATCGGCGTGTGCTAGTTATATCGCAATGGCTGCTTCATCGCTGACCGTCGATTGCGGCGCTGTTCTCGGTTGGCATGGAACGCTGCCGCCTGGGAAAGAAGGAGCTGTTTCGCTGGCGGCGGAGGGTGGGCCCCAAGCGTTGGTGGATAAGTATCGTGATTGGCTGGAGAAGTTTCATGCGGACGAACACAGTTTTTACAGTCGCGCTGGCGTGGACTATAAAATATTGGAATATGCCAATCAACAAGTGAAAATAATTTCCGGAAAGATGGATGAGTACACGTTTGATGAGAAGACAGGGGAATATTCGTATTCTAGTACGCCTTCTGTCTGGGTGCCTCAGCGTGTGACGTTGGAGAAATATGGAGTTGATGGTGAGCGGTATTGCCAGAAATATACGGTTAAGATTGTACAGGATGTAATGGAGAAGGCGGGTGTGAAGTCATCATTTGTGCTGGATCAGTAAGGCGTTGCGTGGGTATGCATTGATGGATGTCTATTTACAGAGCGAGGCCTCCGAATGCGGCCTGGCTTCATTGGCGATGGTCGCCAGCGGCTATGGTTGTCATGTCAGTCTCCCGGAAATGCGCCGTTGCTTTCCACTGTCGCTGAAAGGTATTAAGCTCAGTGGTCTTATTCAGATTGCCCAACAACTCGGCTTCTCCACCCGAGCGCTTCGGCTAGACATGGAGCACTTCGGGCAACTCAAGCTGCCCTGCATTTTGCATTGGGACCTCAACCACTTTGTGGTGCTTGCAAAGGTCGGGAAGTCAAAATTCACTATACTCGATCCCGCGATAGGGGAGCGAAAGCTGTCGATCCATGAAGTCTCTCAGCACTTTACCGGTGTGGCGCTAGAATTGACCCCCGCTGCAGAATTCAAGCCGCAGAAGGTGTCCCCTACGATTTCCGCGCGGCAACTCACTGGGCCGATCAATGGATTGTGGAACGCTCTTTTTCAAATATTCCTACTGTCGGTTGCGTTACAGGTTTTTGTCGTGCTCGCGCCGTTCTACATGCAATGGGTGGTTGACCAGGCGCTGGTTTCGGCGGATCGCGACCTGTTGGTGGTACTCGGTTTGGGTTTCGGATTGGCGCTGCTGCTGCAAGTGGGTATCGGCTTGCTGCGCGGCTGGTCGGTGGTCTATCTGTCCTCCAGGCTCGGATTGCAATGGATGAGCAACGTGTTCGCGCACTTGCTCAAATTGCCGCTGGATTTCTTCGAGAAGCGTCATCTGGGCGATGTGACTTCACGCATGTCATCGGTGCAGACGATCCAGCACACACTGACCA of Xanthomonas translucens pv. cerealis contains these proteins:
- a CDS encoding MvdC/MvdD family ATP grasp protein — its product is MSRNVLVYTVGNDFHASVIGNALKLRGNHVFRWVGEEYPKSSTASISFHDKKSDVILKMSDFKLSSDDVDVVWFRRRMLPEAPAIVDRRDSEFSTSELRTANYANFNFLESYFWINTHSSASLCDLKPVQLNLATSAGLNIPSTLVSNDPVEIRDFIGSVKVCIYKPLGGGLWNEGGRLLNAYTAEVDVESLPGDEILQSTPGIFQEKIIKSFEVRVQFFGNFYGAIRIESSSLRDGDLDWRIDQDSISFCAPLQLPQEVFESCRSLMKALGIVSGAFDFIVDTSGRWFFMEVNEAGQFLFVEAWCQKLPLLDAFCQFVEMASEDFVYDPGLYKFSYIKACELAAQAGIVS
- a CDS encoding S49 family peptidase domain-containing protein, translating into MIALLATVFFCGNVHAGWRRISPDLIELRGDIDSNSDVEYFKIAKDGYSKIIVHSLGGYPLVALRIAEDIVRRRPIEVKVDGVCLSACASYIAMAASSLTVDCGAVLGWHGTLPPGKEGAVSLAAEGGPQALVDKYRDWLEKFHADEHSFYSRAGVDYKILEYANQQVKIISGKMDEYTFDEKTGEYSYSSTPSVWVPQRVTLEKYGVDGERYCQKYTVKIVQDVMEKAGVKSSFVLDQ